The Algoriphagus sp. TR-M9 genome has a window encoding:
- a CDS encoding Gfo/Idh/MocA family protein: MSNLKQPIKILVVGCGNMGISHATAYHNFPEFEICGLVSRGDSKSKLNEQLQANYPLFKDFDQALSQTKPEAVCISTYPDTHENFALKALEADCHVFIEKPLADSIAGCERIISKAKEVQKKVIVGYILRHHPSWIRFIEEAEKLGKPLVMRMNLNQQSQGYMWDVHRNLMKSLSPIVDCGVHYIDVMCQMTRSKPVSVSAIGARLTEDISEDNYNYGQLQIRFADGSVGWYEAGWGPMVSETAFFVKDVFGPKGAVSITAKDAGASGQSDHVDSHTKTESIRVHHAEIDSENKFTQPDKWIDLADEPNHQELCNREQLYFLKAIQEDIDLADHLEDALNSLKIAFACDESVKTGETVKL; encoded by the coding sequence ATGTCCAATCTTAAACAACCCATCAAAATCCTTGTAGTCGGCTGCGGAAACATGGGAATCTCGCACGCCACAGCCTACCACAATTTTCCAGAATTTGAAATCTGTGGTCTAGTCTCCCGCGGCGATTCCAAAAGCAAACTAAACGAGCAACTTCAGGCAAATTATCCACTTTTTAAAGATTTCGACCAGGCTCTATCCCAAACCAAACCTGAGGCAGTTTGTATCTCAACCTATCCGGATACGCATGAGAATTTTGCTTTGAAAGCATTGGAAGCAGACTGCCATGTGTTCATAGAAAAACCACTGGCAGATTCTATCGCAGGATGCGAGCGAATCATCTCCAAAGCTAAAGAGGTGCAAAAAAAAGTTATCGTAGGTTATATTCTCAGGCATCACCCCTCCTGGATAAGGTTTATCGAAGAAGCTGAAAAGCTAGGCAAACCCCTCGTGATGCGCATGAACCTGAACCAGCAAAGCCAAGGCTACATGTGGGATGTGCATCGCAATTTGATGAAAAGCCTAAGCCCGATTGTGGATTGCGGAGTGCACTACATTGATGTGATGTGCCAGATGACTCGATCCAAACCAGTCTCGGTTTCGGCAATCGGAGCCAGACTCACGGAAGACATTTCAGAAGATAACTACAACTACGGCCAACTTCAGATTCGCTTTGCAGACGGTTCTGTAGGTTGGTACGAGGCCGGCTGGGGACCAATGGTGAGCGAGACAGCGTTTTTCGTGAAGGATGTCTTTGGTCCAAAAGGTGCAGTTTCCATCACAGCCAAAGATGCTGGAGCAAGTGGTCAATCTGACCATGTGGATTCCCACACTAAAACCGAATCTATTCGCGTGCATCATGCTGAAATTGATTCTGAAAATAAGTTTACACAGCCAGATAAATGGATAGATCTTGCCGACGAGCCAAATCATCAGGAGCTTTGCAATCGGGAGCAGCTGTATTTTCTAAAAGCAATTCAAGAAGACATCGACTTAGCCGATCACTTAGAAGATGCGCTGAATAGCCTGAAAATCGCTTTCGCCTGTGACGAATCTGTGAAAACCGGCGAAACAGTAAAATTATAA
- a CDS encoding SDR family NAD(P)-dependent oxidoreductase: MKYKTVLITGGASGIGLAMVQLFAAKETKVYFIDINPEIGEKVAQEERDKGFDVTFLCGSVADPAETEKLINSIPGKIDILINNAGVSHIGKVENTSPEDFDRVFQVNVKGMFNCTKSALPKLKENGGGSILNMASVAATIGIPDRFAYSMTKGATLSMTLSIARDYVAYGIRCNCLSPGRVHTPFVDGFLAKNYPGQEKEMFEKLAATQPIGRMATPAEIAELAYFVSSDAGSFITGTNIPIDGGFLGLKM, translated from the coding sequence ATGAAATATAAAACAGTACTTATTACAGGAGGGGCATCCGGAATAGGACTCGCTATGGTTCAGCTTTTTGCTGCCAAAGAAACCAAAGTTTACTTCATCGATATCAATCCCGAAATCGGAGAAAAAGTAGCTCAGGAAGAGCGGGACAAAGGTTTCGATGTGACCTTTCTTTGCGGAAGCGTGGCTGACCCTGCCGAAACCGAAAAGTTAATTAACTCCATTCCCGGAAAAATAGACATTCTGATCAATAATGCCGGTGTTTCCCATATCGGAAAGGTGGAAAACACCAGCCCGGAAGATTTTGACCGGGTATTCCAAGTGAATGTGAAAGGCATGTTCAACTGCACCAAGTCGGCACTTCCCAAACTGAAAGAAAATGGAGGCGGATCCATTTTGAACATGGCTTCTGTCGCGGCTACTATCGGCATTCCTGACCGTTTTGCATACAGCATGACCAAGGGAGCGACCCTTTCCATGACTCTGAGCATTGCGCGGGATTACGTGGCTTATGGCATTCGCTGCAATTGTCTTTCCCCAGGGAGGGTGCATACCCCGTTTGTGGATGGCTTTTTGGCAAAAAACTATCCGGGACAGGAGAAGGAGATGTTTGAAAAACTTGCCGCTACTCAGCCGATTGGAAGAATGGCTACCCCAGCAGAAATCGCAGAACTTGCCTATTTTGTGAGTTCGGACGCAGGTAGCTTTATCACAGGAACGAATATTCCGATCGACGGAGGTTTCTTGGGACTGAAAATGTGA
- a CDS encoding fumarylacetoacetate hydrolase family protein: MKLIRFGEAGKEKPGIQSATGKYLDCSGFKEDWNEEFFTNNGLARLQEWLHANEENLHEIPADSRIGSPIARPSKIICIGLNYRKHAIESGMPVPEVPIIFMKATSSLCGPFDNILIPKNSVKTDWEVELAVVIGKRAKYVSKENAMEYVAGYCVHNDVSERDFQLHHGGQWVKGKSADNFAPLGPVLVTKTEIQDPHNLRLWLKLNGKMLQDSNTSDLVFDIPELIEHLSQYMTLLPGDVISTGTPAGVGLGLTPPTYLKEGDVIELGIEGLGEAKQTAINDPEA; the protein is encoded by the coding sequence ATGAAACTTATACGATTCGGCGAAGCCGGAAAAGAAAAACCAGGAATTCAAAGCGCAACGGGCAAATACTTGGATTGCTCAGGCTTCAAGGAAGACTGGAATGAAGAATTTTTCACCAATAACGGACTAGCCAGACTTCAGGAATGGTTGCATGCCAACGAGGAGAACCTACACGAAATCCCTGCAGATTCTAGAATCGGATCTCCTATCGCCAGACCTTCCAAAATCATCTGCATCGGACTGAACTACCGCAAGCATGCCATAGAATCCGGAATGCCGGTGCCTGAGGTACCTATCATTTTCATGAAAGCAACTTCTTCGCTATGCGGGCCATTTGACAATATTTTGATTCCAAAGAACTCAGTAAAAACGGACTGGGAAGTAGAACTGGCAGTAGTAATCGGCAAGCGCGCGAAATATGTAAGCAAAGAAAATGCGATGGAATATGTTGCTGGATATTGCGTCCACAATGATGTATCCGAGCGTGATTTTCAGTTGCACCATGGTGGCCAGTGGGTGAAGGGCAAAAGTGCCGACAACTTCGCTCCTCTTGGGCCAGTATTGGTTACCAAGACAGAAATCCAGGATCCGCACAACTTAAGACTTTGGCTGAAACTGAATGGTAAAATGCTTCAGGACAGCAATACTTCTGATCTGGTTTTTGACATCCCAGAATTGATCGAGCACCTGAGCCAATACATGACTTTGCTGCCAGGTGATGTGATTTCTACGGGTACTCCAGCGGGAGTTGGGCTGGGACTCACTCCTCCTACTTACCTCAAAGAAGGCGATGTGATCGAGCTTGGCATCGAAGGATTAGGCGAAGCAAAGCAAACAGCAATCAACGATCCTGAAGCATGA
- a CDS encoding amidohydrolase family protein, with amino-acid sequence MRLDSHQHFWKYNPEKHSWITDDMKVIQRDFLPDDLLPILKEHQIDGCVAVQADESIRETAFLCDLAQEHEQIKAVVGWADLGSDELDKDLDQFASQKKLKGYREILQAKPVDYMLRKEFIRGIEKLGKRGYTYDILIFHNQLEAALQFVKKAPEQPFVIDHIAKPNIKLGIWREWKKEMALLAERDYIFCKVSGMITEADWKNWTPSDLEVYLEVALELFGPKRLMFGSDWPVCKVAGEYEQVLEIIERFTDRLSKTEKEAMMGNTAAEFYGI; translated from the coding sequence ATGAGACTGGATTCCCACCAGCACTTTTGGAAATACAATCCTGAAAAGCACTCCTGGATCACCGATGACATGAAGGTGATCCAGCGTGATTTTCTTCCTGATGATCTTTTGCCAATTTTGAAAGAGCATCAGATTGACGGTTGCGTGGCTGTGCAGGCTGATGAGAGCATTCGGGAAACCGCTTTCCTGTGTGATCTGGCGCAAGAACACGAGCAGATCAAAGCCGTAGTAGGCTGGGCAGACCTTGGCTCTGATGAGTTAGACAAGGATTTGGATCAATTTGCTTCGCAAAAAAAACTCAAAGGTTACCGCGAGATTTTGCAGGCAAAGCCTGTGGATTATATGCTGCGCAAGGAATTTATCCGAGGCATTGAGAAACTTGGGAAGCGTGGTTATACCTACGATATTCTGATTTTCCACAATCAGTTGGAAGCTGCTTTACAATTTGTGAAAAAAGCTCCTGAACAACCATTCGTTATCGACCACATTGCCAAGCCAAATATCAAACTGGGCATTTGGCGAGAGTGGAAAAAGGAAATGGCTTTGCTGGCAGAGCGGGACTATATTTTCTGCAAAGTATCCGGCATGATCACCGAGGCTGATTGGAAAAACTGGACTCCAAGCGATTTGGAAGTGTATCTGGAGGTTGCCCTAGAGCTTTTTGGCCCTAAGCGCCTAATGTTTGGAAGCGACTGGCCTGTTTGTAAAGTTGCTGGAGAATACGAACAAGTATTGGAAATCATCGAGCGATTTACAGATAGACTTTCCAAAACAGAGAAAGAAGCAATGATGGGAAATACTGCGGCAGAGTTTTATGGGATTTGA
- a CDS encoding L-fucose dehydrogenase, with protein sequence MNLNLTNKVILISGGAKGIGGAISRGLIAEGGIPVMIDPSEKEGAEILALGEAYQIPIRLFEAIDSEKVVQLTLEKYGRIDGLVNNAGANDSVGLEKGSPDAFEKSVAKNLNHYYHLAHFALPHLKKAKGSIVNISSKTAVTGQGGTSGYTAAKGAQLSLTREWAVELLPYEITVNAVIPAEVYTPLYENWINTFDDPKAKLESITAKIPLGKRMTTPEEIASMTIFLLSAQARHITGQHLFVDGGYTHLDRSL encoded by the coding sequence ATGAACCTAAACCTAACCAATAAAGTCATTCTGATTTCCGGAGGAGCCAAAGGCATCGGCGGGGCAATTTCCAGAGGATTGATAGCCGAGGGAGGCATTCCCGTGATGATTGATCCTTCGGAAAAAGAAGGAGCCGAAATCCTCGCTTTGGGCGAAGCCTATCAGATCCCTATCCGACTTTTCGAAGCTATTGATTCTGAAAAAGTAGTCCAACTCACCCTGGAGAAATACGGGAGAATTGATGGGTTAGTGAATAACGCAGGAGCAAATGACAGCGTAGGGTTGGAAAAAGGTAGCCCGGATGCTTTTGAAAAATCGGTAGCCAAAAACCTGAATCACTACTACCATTTGGCACATTTTGCCCTGCCTCATTTGAAAAAAGCCAAAGGAAGCATAGTGAATATCAGCAGCAAAACTGCCGTTACCGGACAGGGAGGAACTTCAGGCTACACCGCAGCCAAAGGCGCTCAGCTCTCACTCACCAGAGAATGGGCTGTAGAGTTGCTCCCTTACGAAATCACCGTGAATGCAGTCATTCCAGCGGAAGTATATACCCCACTCTACGAAAACTGGATCAATACTTTTGATGATCCAAAAGCCAAACTAGAATCCATTACCGCAAAAATCCCCCTGGGAAAACGGATGACTACCCCGGAAGAAATCGCTTCGATGACCATTTTCCTACTTTCAGCCCAAGCCAGACATATCACCGGACAGCACCTGTTCGTGGATGGCGGATATACCCATCTTGACCGATCTTTATAA
- the fucP gene encoding L-fucose:H+ symporter permease, with translation MTQKPALVPKNLLLPFILITSLFALWGFANDITNPMVAAFKRVLELNNTQASWVQMAFYGGYFTMALPAAFFIKKYSYKTGILLGLGLYGFGALLFYPAAAWESYGFFLASLYILTFGLAFLETTANPYILSMGPEATATQRLNLAQAFNPMGALAGLFVAKQFILNALQSNATDSDGNIIFSSLDESAKAVIRTADLMVIRNPYVMLGLVVIAILVIIALVKMPENKETGKVEFKATMSRLLKNRNFVEGTLAQMFYVGAQIMVWTYIYQYAEVLGISNADAVNYGYAALVIFLIGRWVCTFLLRYISPTKLLSIFSGLAILFTAGAIFLPGMAGLYSLVAISFAMSLMFPTIYGIALDGLGEDSKFAAAYLVMAIVGGAIMPTLQGMIMDIGGAAYDDTLILGVPEVNFSFILPLACFVMVLLFSLRVKKVAKLEGFSN, from the coding sequence ATGACCCAAAAACCTGCATTAGTCCCAAAAAACCTCCTACTCCCATTTATTCTCATCACCTCGCTTTTTGCGCTGTGGGGTTTCGCAAATGACATCACCAATCCCATGGTGGCGGCGTTCAAGAGAGTGCTCGAACTCAATAACACGCAGGCTTCCTGGGTACAAATGGCTTTTTACGGAGGCTATTTTACCATGGCTTTGCCAGCAGCCTTTTTTATCAAAAAGTATTCTTACAAAACTGGAATTCTACTTGGTTTGGGACTTTATGGTTTCGGAGCTTTGCTGTTTTATCCAGCTGCAGCTTGGGAGAGTTACGGCTTTTTCCTGGCTTCATTGTACATCCTGACCTTTGGTTTGGCGTTCTTAGAAACCACCGCCAATCCCTACATTCTATCTATGGGACCTGAAGCTACAGCTACACAGCGATTAAACTTGGCGCAAGCATTTAACCCCATGGGAGCCTTGGCTGGTTTGTTCGTTGCCAAGCAATTTATATTGAATGCACTTCAATCGAATGCAACCGATTCGGATGGGAATATTATCTTCTCCTCACTGGATGAATCTGCAAAAGCTGTGATCCGTACCGCAGATCTGATGGTGATTAGAAATCCATACGTGATGCTAGGCTTAGTGGTCATTGCGATCCTGGTAATCATCGCACTGGTGAAAATGCCGGAAAACAAGGAAACCGGGAAGGTGGAGTTTAAGGCCACGATGAGCCGGCTGTTGAAAAACAGAAATTTCGTAGAAGGTACGCTAGCGCAAATGTTCTATGTGGGCGCTCAAATCATGGTTTGGACCTACATCTACCAGTATGCGGAAGTGCTGGGCATCTCCAACGCTGACGCTGTGAATTATGGGTACGCTGCATTGGTGATATTCTTAATCGGACGCTGGGTTTGTACCTTTTTGCTTCGCTACATTTCACCGACTAAGTTGCTGAGTATTTTCTCTGGATTGGCTATTTTGTTCACTGCTGGAGCTATTTTCCTTCCGGGAATGGCTGGTTTGTATTCCCTGGTGGCGATCTCCTTTGCTATGTCCCTGATGTTCCCAACCATTTACGGGATAGCTTTGGATGGATTGGGCGAGGACTCCAAGTTTGCAGCTGCATATCTTGTGATGGCGATTGTAGGCGGGGCCATTATGCCAACGCTGCAAGGAATGATCATGGATATCGGTGGGGCTGCCTATGACGACACCTTGATTTTGGGAGTTCCTGAGGTAAACTTCTCCTTTATACTTCCGCTTGCATGTTTTGTGATGGTGTTGTTGTTTAGTTTGAGAGTTAAGAAAGTGGCAAAGTTGGAAGGTTTTAGTAATTGA
- a CDS encoding L-rhamnose mutarotase has translation MKTQTFVLICDLKDSEEAKIGYDACHKAVAPEIIESIRDAGVLQMTIYRWENRLTMLMVTDEEFTFEKKAKMDLANPAVQKWEKFLSNYQTNLPGTPENWRWAPMTKVFDFHA, from the coding sequence ATGAAAACCCAAACCTTTGTATTGATTTGCGACCTGAAAGACAGCGAGGAAGCTAAGATAGGCTATGATGCCTGTCACAAAGCCGTGGCGCCTGAGATCATTGAAAGCATTCGTGATGCAGGTGTTCTGCAAATGACTATTTATCGCTGGGAAAACAGGCTAACCATGCTGATGGTGACAGATGAAGAATTCACTTTCGAGAAAAAGGCTAAAATGGACCTCGCCAATCCAGCTGTGCAGAAGTGGGAGAAATTTCTGTCCAACTATCAAACCAATTTACCCGGAACACCAGAAAACTGGAGGTGGGCTCCTATGACCAAAGTTTTTGATTTTCACGCCTAA
- a CDS encoding alpha/beta hydrolase codes for MKKPLLILSLLMCSIFANAQELILPLWEGTPPLQNDLGLQEKAVEEGIIRIENVQIPQIEVFLPSKQMRTGQAVVIFPGGGYHILAYDWEGRDFAKWLNTQGIVGIVVKYRLPDSKSLTDAKEVPLLDAQRAVRLARHHAEDWLIDPAKIGVMGFSAGGHLASTVSTQYDHEVDRAEDAIDALSARPDFSILVYPVISFRDASAHSGSRKNLIGENASQELIDRFSGELNVTAETPPTFLVHAQDDGGVPIENSFLYYDALNAHKVPASLHIYPKGGHGFGFGLGKGPVAGWRDVLLDWMEDLE; via the coding sequence ATGAAAAAGCCACTTTTAATTCTTAGCCTCCTCATGTGCAGCATATTTGCCAATGCTCAAGAACTCATTCTCCCCCTGTGGGAAGGAACGCCTCCCCTTCAGAATGACCTAGGGTTGCAGGAGAAAGCTGTAGAAGAGGGAATTATCCGGATAGAAAATGTACAGATTCCGCAGATCGAAGTTTTTCTACCCAGCAAACAAATGCGTACGGGTCAGGCTGTGGTGATTTTCCCTGGAGGTGGATATCATATTTTGGCTTATGACTGGGAAGGTCGGGACTTCGCCAAGTGGCTGAATACACAAGGAATCGTTGGGATAGTTGTAAAATATAGGCTGCCGGATTCTAAATCTCTCACTGATGCCAAGGAAGTTCCTTTGCTGGATGCTCAGCGCGCAGTTCGACTTGCTAGGCATCATGCCGAGGACTGGCTTATCGATCCTGCGAAGATCGGGGTAATGGGGTTTTCTGCGGGGGGGCATCTGGCCTCTACCGTCAGTACCCAGTATGACCATGAAGTGGACAGAGCAGAAGATGCTATAGATGCACTTTCAGCTAGACCTGATTTTTCTATTTTAGTTTATCCGGTGATTTCGTTCAGGGATGCAAGCGCGCATTCAGGTTCCAGAAAAAACTTGATCGGGGAAAATGCGAGCCAAGAACTAATCGATCGCTTCTCAGGTGAACTGAACGTAACCGCTGAAACACCTCCCACATTCTTGGTTCATGCGCAGGACGACGGTGGAGTTCCTATAGAAAACAGTTTCCTTTATTACGATGCTTTGAACGCGCACAAAGTCCCTGCATCTCTACACATCTATCCCAAAGGTGGCCATGGCTTTGGTTTTGGGCTGGGAAAAGGCCCAGTCGCAGGTTGGAGAGATGTGTTGTTGGACTGGATGGAGGATTTGGAATAG
- a CDS encoding GIY-YIG nuclease family protein, with protein MQKGGAVYIMTNLRHTVLYTGVTNDLLRRVYEHRNKLNPNTFTAKYNLTKLVFFESFHSIEEAILREKQIKGGSRKAKEGLINSLNPEWEDLWDEIKEW; from the coding sequence ATGCAAAAAGGAGGAGCTGTTTACATTATGACCAACCTACGACATACAGTACTTTACACTGGTGTGACAAATGATCTTCTTAGAAGAGTGTATGAACATAGAAATAAACTCAATCCCAATACCTTTACAGCTAAATATAACTTGACCAAATTAGTTTTTTTTGAATCTTTTCATTCGATTGAAGAGGCAATTTTGAGAGAAAAGCAGATTAAAGGTGGTAGTAGGAAAGCCAAAGAGGGTTTAATCAATTCCTTGAATCCTGAATGGGAAGATTTATGGGATGAGATTAAGGAATGGTGA
- a CDS encoding HAD family hydrolase has translation MIKVIAFDADDTLWVNEPFFREAEEEFASLMEAFMPRHSSIKELYRTEIENLNLYGYGIKGFMLSMIQTAMRISDHKIPVKLIERILEIGNEMLLKPVEILLGVEEVLADLNQDFRLVMATKGDLVDQERKLKKSGLDHYFHHIEIMSEKKEADFAKLIRHLDVAPNEFLMMGNSLKSDVLPVLALGGHAIHIPFHITWEHERSEHEVKHENFYQAEHIAQVVDMIKGM, from the coding sequence ATGATCAAAGTAATAGCATTCGACGCTGACGATACCCTTTGGGTGAATGAACCCTTTTTTCGGGAAGCTGAGGAAGAATTTGCCAGCTTGATGGAGGCATTTATGCCCAGGCATAGCAGCATCAAAGAACTCTACCGAACCGAAATTGAGAACCTAAACCTTTACGGGTATGGCATCAAAGGCTTTATGCTTTCCATGATTCAGACGGCTATGAGGATTTCTGACCATAAAATCCCGGTAAAACTGATTGAACGGATCTTGGAAATCGGTAATGAGATGCTGTTAAAACCAGTAGAGATTCTACTGGGAGTAGAAGAAGTTCTTGCTGATCTAAATCAAGATTTCCGCCTGGTAATGGCTACCAAGGGGGATTTAGTAGATCAAGAACGAAAACTGAAGAAGTCGGGACTGGATCATTATTTCCACCATATTGAGATTATGAGCGAGAAGAAAGAAGCAGATTTCGCGAAACTGATCCGTCACCTCGATGTAGCTCCAAATGAATTTCTGATGATGGGAAACAGCCTGAAATCAGACGTATTGCCAGTATTAGCACTTGGCGGGCATGCTATTCATATTCCTTTTCACATCACCTGGGAGCACGAAAGAAGCGAACACGAAGTAAAACATGAGAACTTCTACCAAGCAGAGCACATTGCTCAGGTGGTGGATATGATAAAGGGGATGTAA
- a CDS encoding ABC transporter ATP-binding protein, which yields MARTAERKVTMGQVFKTIIWPRRKHLFLGLFLIIISRLASLVLPGASKILIDEVIPSNDLTMLKWLIGGVVLAIVVQSTTSYALTQILSVEAQNLISKLRSQVQAHIIKLPIRFFDNAKTGELVSRIMTDVEGVRNLVGTGFAQMIGGILTAVISLFLLISISPMMTLYVLLPVVIFGLVSLKAFGRIRPIFRERGKINAQVTGRLTETLGGIRVIKGFNAEQQEINTFAKGVDELFQNVKASLTATSFVTSAGALLLGLASAGIMGMGGYMIMQGDMTFGDFLAFTLYLGFMIAPIVQMSNIGSQLTEAFAGLDRTEEIMNTPLEADDRTRNLALKEFRGDIKFEDVSFAYEENKDVIKGVSFHAPAGSVTALVGTSGSGKTTIAGLAATFLNPDSGKITLDGNDLQTVTLESFRSRLGVVLQDDFLFEGTIKENILFPRPNASAEDLQNAVVAAHVQEFTDRFEDGLDTLIGERGVKLSGGQRQRIAIARAILADPRILILDEATSNLDTESETLIQASLKELMKGRTTFVIAHRLSTIRQADQILVVEKGHIVERGRHEELIALEGRYYQLYTYQSRI from the coding sequence ATGGCAAGAACAGCGGAACGCAAAGTGACCATGGGGCAGGTCTTCAAGACGATTATCTGGCCCCGCCGTAAGCACTTGTTTTTAGGTCTCTTTTTAATTATCATCTCCCGTCTGGCCAGTTTGGTACTGCCCGGAGCCAGTAAAATCCTCATCGATGAGGTAATTCCTTCCAATGATCTCACCATGCTCAAGTGGCTGATCGGAGGGGTAGTGCTCGCCATCGTGGTGCAGTCCACCACTTCCTATGCGCTGACGCAAATTCTAAGTGTGGAAGCCCAGAACCTGATTTCCAAACTCAGATCTCAGGTGCAGGCGCATATCATCAAGCTTCCGATTCGATTCTTTGACAATGCGAAAACCGGTGAGCTGGTTTCCAGAATCATGACCGATGTGGAAGGTGTTCGGAATTTGGTAGGAACAGGTTTCGCGCAAATGATAGGAGGGATCCTCACGGCAGTAATTTCACTTTTTTTGTTGATCAGTATCAGTCCGATGATGACACTTTATGTGCTGCTTCCGGTAGTGATCTTTGGCTTGGTTTCCTTAAAGGCTTTTGGGCGCATTCGTCCCATTTTCCGCGAACGCGGTAAAATCAATGCGCAGGTAACTGGAAGACTGACCGAAACGCTGGGAGGAATCCGAGTGATCAAAGGCTTCAATGCCGAACAGCAGGAGATCAATACGTTTGCTAAAGGTGTAGATGAGTTGTTTCAGAATGTGAAAGCGAGTTTGACAGCTACCAGCTTTGTGACCTCTGCAGGAGCCTTGCTTTTGGGTTTGGCTTCTGCCGGTATCATGGGAATGGGCGGCTACATGATCATGCAAGGCGATATGACCTTTGGTGATTTCCTTGCGTTCACGCTTTACTTGGGTTTTATGATTGCGCCGATCGTACAGATGTCCAACATTGGGTCTCAGCTCACCGAAGCTTTTGCAGGTTTGGATCGTACAGAGGAAATTATGAATACGCCCTTGGAGGCGGATGATCGCACACGAAATTTAGCTTTAAAGGAATTTAGAGGCGATATAAAATTTGAGGATGTATCCTTTGCCTATGAGGAAAATAAGGATGTAATCAAAGGGGTGAGTTTCCATGCTCCGGCAGGTTCGGTAACTGCTTTGGTAGGAACATCTGGTTCAGGGAAAACAACCATAGCGGGACTCGCAGCTACTTTTTTAAACCCTGATTCTGGTAAAATCACCTTAGATGGAAATGATCTGCAAACGGTTACTTTAGAATCATTTCGCTCTAGATTGGGTGTAGTTCTTCAGGATGATTTCTTATTTGAAGGGACGATAAAAGAGAATATACTTTTCCCCAGACCCAATGCCAGTGCCGAGGATTTGCAAAATGCCGTAGTGGCAGCCCATGTGCAGGAGTTCACGGATCGATTTGAAGATGGGCTGGATACTTTGATCGGAGAGAGAGGAGTGAAGCTATCAGGAGGACAAAGGCAGCGTATTGCGATTGCCAGAGCAATTTTGGCGGATCCTAGGATTTTGATTTTGGATGAGGCGACTTCTAATTTGGATACGGAATCAGAGACCTTGATTCAGGCCAGTTTGAAGGAGCTGATGAAGGGCAGAACGACTTTTGTGATCGCCCATAGATTGAGTACCATTCGTCAGGCAGATCAGATATTGGTGGTGGAAAAAGGCCATATCGTGGAGCGAGGCAGGCATGAGGAATTGATTGCGCTGGAAGGAAGGTATTATCAGTTATATACTTATCAGTCGAGGATATAA